The following are encoded together in the Brassica napus cultivar Da-Ae chromosome A9, Da-Ae, whole genome shotgun sequence genome:
- the LOC125578201 gene encoding uncharacterized protein LOC125578201, translating to MAEAIQAGVQAGVQAAFAANAAHAAPVAPRQRQQRNNNPLFDEQDDDDENPFGDEHHHHQQRPDRQNRNNDDTRWTMGIKVEIPEFNGGSKPEELLDWFVAVDEFIEFKDVPEQKRVPLVTTRFRGHAASWWQQLKTSRTRRGKEKITSWDKLKKHMRKTFIPYNFERLLFQKFHNIRQGARSVEDYANEFYQLLTRIDIHDSEDQLVARFIAGLRPQLQNMLHQFDPCSVSEARQRAVLLEQQTRQNNNQWTGKSRNTVTADDTKSSAGRDTTSAATGSQPTTAAAEARPSRPNALRCFTCGERGHIQTNCPNNPGRRGLLACDKDGNDDPLYDTEDDNVEEEQVLGDTGTLLMIRRNCFAPKTTEAWQRTSLFSSTCTVKGKICRFVVDSGCSANVVSEEAVRKLALTTENHPHPYRLLWMQTDAEVFVSKRTLLMFSIGSFYKDTFYCDIAPMDVSHIILGRPWQYDREVIHNGKTNTHSFMFEGRKITLLPAPETSNTLL from the coding sequence ATGGCTGAAGCAATTCAAGCCGGAGTTCAGGCCGGAGTACAAGCCGCCTTTGCCGCCAACGCAGCACACGCCGCTCCCGTAGCTCCACGCCAGCGTCAACAACGCAACAACAATCCATTGTTTGATGAAcaagacgacgacgacgagaATCCATTCGGCGACGAGCATCATCACCATCAGCAACGACCCGATAGGCAAAACAGAAACAACGACGACACTCGTTGGACGATGGGTATTAAAGTTGAAATACCAGAATTCAACGGGGGATCAAAACCTGAAGAGCTACTCGATTGGTTCGTGGCTGTCGATGAATTTATAGAATTCAAAGACGTCCCTGAACAGAAGAGGGTACCCCTTGTGACAACTCGTTTTCGCGGCCACGCTGCATCATGGTGGCAGCAACTCAAAACATCACGGACACGTCGTGGGAAAGAAAAGATAACATCATGGGACAAGCTTAAAAAACATATGCGGAAAACCTTTATCCCATATAATTTTGAGCGACTCTTGTTTCAAAAGTTCCATAACATCCGCCAAGGAGCACGTTCCGTTGAGGACTATGCAAACGAGTTCTATCAGTTGCTTACACGAATCGATATCCACGATTCAGAGGACCAGTTGGTGGCTCGTTTTATTGCAGGTTTACGACCTCAATTACAAAACATGCTCCATCAGTTTGATCCTTGTTCTGTTTCAGAAGCACGACAGAGAGCCGTCTTACTCGAACAACAGACACGTCAAAACAACAATCAATGGACGGGAAAATCACGCAACACAGTCACTGCTGACGACACCAAGTCATCCGCGGGACGTGATACGACATCAGCAGCAACAGGATCACAACCCACCACGGCAGCAGCAGAGGCAAGACCATCTAGACCTAATGCTCTCCGTTGTTTTACGTGTGGTGAACGAGGCCATATCCAGACGAACTGTCCAAACAACCCTGGACGTCGTGGATTACTAGCTTGCGACAAAGATGGCAACGATGACCCTCTATATGATACAGAGGACGATAACGTAGAAGAAGAGCAAGTTCTTGGTGACACGGGAACACTTCTAATGATTAGGCGAAATTGCTTTGCTCCTAAAACAACAGAGGCTTGGCAAAGAACGTCACTATTCAGTTCAACGTGCACGGTCAAGGGCAAAATTTGTCGTTTTGTTGTGGATTCAGGGTGCTCTGCGAACGTCGTTTCTGAAGAAGCAGTACGTAAACTGGCACTAACAACCGAAAACCACCCTCACCCTTATCGTCTCCTTTGGATGCAGACAGATGCAGAAGTTTTTGTCTCAAAACGAACTCTATTGATGTTCTCTATCGGCTCCTTCTACAAAGACACTTTCTATTGTGACATAGCCCCGATGGACGTTTCTCATATCATCTTAGGACGTCCTTGGCAATACGATAGGGAAGTGATACACAATGGTAAAACGAATACACATTCATTCATGTTTGAGGGACGTAAGATTACTCTGCTACCAGCACCGGAAACAAGCAACACactgttgtag
- the LOC125578202 gene encoding uncharacterized protein LOC125578202 produces the protein MTFTIQKFPNPTICEYPTLEGDSSPRKERPEPKPIIGFKRNLSSFHKAQYQEKWPRNYEVMIQSPKPAKPVLHLPQLEANRFNQLQTRHWRPGDHFNQSGDILGIQEEFYEFIPCTSNHWIRRILIYFNLPYLESQALKLQQLFFLQSMHDISTFQTIKKIPRKLTYPLKPSRYKEDTIYIHLAKILIIKPPTASFHGAINSC, from the exons atgactTTTACAATTCAGAAGTTTCCCAACCCgaccatctgcgagtacccgactttagaaggagattccagcccaaggaaggagcggcctgaaccaaAGCCCATCATAGGATTCAAGAGGAATCTCTCATCTTTCCATAAAGCCCaatatcaggagaaatggccacggaattatgaagttatgatccaatctccaaaaccggccaaaccagttctacacttgcctcaattggaagctaaccggttcaatcagcttcaaaccagacattggcgaccaggagatcatttcaaccaatcaggagataTTCTAGGCATCCAGGAGGAGTTCTACGAGttcataccatgcaccagcaaccattggatcaggaggatcctcatttacttcaacttgccttatttggagtctcaagcattaaaactccaacagctctttttccttcagtCTATGCACGACATCAGCACCTTCCAGACCATTAAGAAGATTCCCAGGAAGCTCACTTACCccctcaaaccgtccagatacaaggaggacaccatctacattcatttggcaaagattctcatcattaagcctccaacggctagttttcatggagccatcaattcct GTTga
- the LOC125578469 gene encoding uncharacterized protein LOC125578469, giving the protein MESWRRKKEKGKARKCFLRNGSVFLEELITDCNGISNPIRMFSSDQISEATNQFDPKCSLADDGCFTYYKGDIEDRPYTMKMYTDNEEAAYNDIVLSARVSNHSCFLKLIGCCLEYPLPVLVFENLEYGALNRRGSVGCHHDGPLLPWNVRLKIAKEVAIAITYLHTAFPRIIIHRDIKATNVFLDKNGKAKLSNLSLSVSLPEGKSWIEDQVVGTNGYIDPVYCMTCVVSEYIDVFSFGILMLVLLIGDPPHLYGSDLCGPNGERFINWKFLEYVRDLHERGEPIEFGGDPNDIRPDQMEMFLELALRCCEESNEDRPKMIMVAKEINLIEQGSFDCSEMLENETNCLLKHGSMSHQQLIADSNQISEATSHLDPKCYLGKEEEEETLRSKLMDFWRRRKKKGKARKCFLRNGSMFLEKLIADCNGISNPIKMFSSDQISKATDDPKCSILDASTYFTWYKGVIEGRPYLIKICTRENMGYNDTVLSARVSNHSGFPKLIGSCLEYPLPVLVFEDLDDYRVLNERGSIGSEDAPLLPWNVRLKIAKEVAIAITYLHTAFPRIIIHRHIKPTNVLLDKNGKAKLTDFWLAVTLPEGKSWIEEPIAGTIGYLDPNYYKTNIVTEYSDVFSFGTLMLVLLAGRPPILNGADGDLDLSDNIVEYVKDLHERGEPVGVGGDSYDMNPVQMKVFLDLALRCWDRRSEDRPKMIVVAKEIKLIEKVPFDCSQMLENVSEDGQTKH; this is encoded by the exons ATGGAATCCtggagaaggaagaaggagaagggcAAGGCGAGGAAGTGCTTCCTCAGGAATGGAAGCGTGTTTCTTGAGGAACTCATCACCGACTGTAACGGAATATCGAACCCTATCCGAATGTTCTCTTCCGATCAAATCTCCGAGGCCACGAACCAATTCGATCCCAAGTGTTCTTTGGCTGACGATGGATGCTTCACTTATTACAAGGGAGACATCGAAGATAGACCTTACACAATGAAGATGTATACAGACAACGAAGAGGCGGCTTACAATGATATTGTCTTGTCTGCTCGGGTAAGTAATCACAGCTGTTTCCTCAAACTCATCGGTTGTTGTCTGGAATATCCTCTTCCGGTGTTGGTGTTTGAAAACCTTGAATATGGAGCTTTGAACAGACGAGGAAGTGTTGGTTGCCACCACGACGGGCCGTTGTTGCCGTGGAACGTACGGTTGAAGATTGCAAAGGAGGTTGCGATTGCTATAACTTATCTTCACACTGCTTTCCCTAGAATCATTATACATAGAGATATCAAGGCAACAAATGTTTTCTTGGACAAGAATGGGAAAGCTAAGCTGTCTAATTTATCACTTTCAGTGTCACTCCCTGAGGGTAAGTCTTGGATTGAAGATCAAGTGGTGGGAACAAACGGATACATAGATCCAGTTTATTGCATGACGTGCGTAGTATCAGAATACATAGATGTGTTCAGCTTTGGAATCCTTATGTTGGTTCTTCTAATAGGAGACCCACCACATTTGTATGGATCAGATTTGTGTGGTCCAAATGGAGAACGGTTTATTAATTGGAAGTTTCTTGAATATGTGAGGGATCTGCATGAGAGAGGAGAACCTATTGAATTTGGGGGTGATCCCAACGACATCAGGCCTGATCAGATGGAAATGTTTCTCGAGCTGGCACTCAGATGCTGCGAGGAGAGTAATGAAGACAGACCAAAGATGATCATGGTGGCAAAAGAGATCAATCTAATAGAACAAGGATCATTTGATTGTTCTGAGATGCTGGAAAATGAGACGAATTGCTTACTCAAGCATGGAAGCATGTCCCATCAGCAACTCATTGCCGACAGCAATCAAATCTCAGAAGCCACGAGTCACCTCGATCCCAAGTGTTATCTCG gaaaagaagaagaagaagaaactttaAGATCTAAGCTAATGGATTtctggaggaggaggaagaagaagggcaAGGCCAGGAAGTGCTTCCTGAGGAATGGAAGCATGTTTCTTGAGAAACTCATCGCCGACTGTAACGGCATATCGAACCCTATCAAAATGTTCTCTTCCGATCAAATCTCCAAGGCTACAGATGATCCCAAGTGTTCTATCCTTGATGCTTCAACATACTTCACCTGGTACAAGGGCGTCATCGAAGGCAGACCTTACTTGATCAAGATATGTACAAGGGAAAATATGGGTTACAACGACACCGTCTTGTCAGCTCGGGTAAGTAATCACAGTGGTTTCCCCAAACTCATAGGTTCTTGTCTCGAATATCCTCTTCCGGTGTTGGTGTTTGAAGACCTAGACGACTATAGAGTTTTGAACGAGAGAGGAAGTATAGGCTCTGAGGACGCACCGTTGTTGCCGTGGAATGTTCGTCTAAAGATTGCGAAGGAGGTTGCGATTGCTATAACTTATCTTCACACTGCTTTCCCTAGAATCATTATACATCGACATATAAAACCAACAAATGTTTTGTTGGATAAGAATGGGAAGGCTAAACTCACTGATTTCTGGCTTGCCGTAACACTTCCTGAGGGTAAATCGTGGATTGAAGAGCCTATAGCTGGAACTATCGGATACCTAGATCCCAATTACTACAAGACGAACATAGTGACAGAATACTCAGATGTGTTCAGTTTTGGAACCCTTATGTTGGTTCTTCTGGCTGGAAGACCACCAATTTTGAATGGAGCAGATGGCGACTTGGATCTATCTGATAATATTGTTGAATATGTGAAGGATCTACATGAGAGAGGAGAACCTGTTGGAGTCGGGGGTGATTCCTACGACATGAATCCTGTTCAGATGAAGGTGTTTCTCGACCTGGCACTCAGATGCTGGGACAGGAGGAGTGAAGACAGGCCAAAGATGATCGTGGTGGCAAAAGAGATTAAGCTCATAGAAAAAGTACCATTCGATTGTTCTCAGATGCTGGAAAATGTGTCTGAAGATGGTCAGACTAAACATTGA
- the LOC125578470 gene encoding serine/threonine-protein kinase ZRK1-like — protein sequence MGFWRSKKENSKVETSNVSNCFLKNGSMFLQQLIADCNGISNPIRMFTSDQISKVNDHFDPNSSIVEDTDTYFTWYKGEIEGRPCAIKRYTERLYVEEEMAYNDIVLSARVSNHSGFLKLIGCCLQFPRPVLVFENLGYTVLNERGTVGYESEPLLPWNLRLKIAKEIAIAITYLHTAFSRIIIHRDIKATNVFLDKNGTAKLTDFFLAVSLTEGKSSLEDTVMGTAGYLDPNYCTTNVVTEYSDVFSFGVLMLVLLTGKQPYKPGYHDWKFLEYVKDLQERGEPVEFGGDSNDMKPVQMKMFLELALRCCEKNKENRPKMLLVAKEIKLIETGSFYCSEMPENGSMSHQQLIAADISTLS from the coding sequence ATGGGATTCTGGCGGAGTAAGAAGGAGAATAGCAAAGTGGAGACGAGCAATGTGAGTAATTGTTTCCTCAAGAACGGAAGCATGTTTCTTCAGCAACTCATCGCTGACTGCAACGGCATTTCAAACCCTATCAGAATGTTCACTTCCGATCAAATCTCCAAGGTCAACGATCACTTCGACCCCAACTCTTCTATAGTTGAAGATACCGATACATACTTCACCTGGTACAAGGGCGAAATCGAAGGCAGGCCTTGCGCGATCAAGAGATATACAGAGCGATTGTATGTAGAAGAAGAGATGGCTTACAACGACATTGTCTTGTCAGCTAGGGTAAGTAATCACAGTGGTTTCCTCAAACTCATAGGTTGTTGTCTCCAATTTCCTCGTCCAGTGTTGGTGTTTGAAAACCTAGGCTATACAGTTTTGAACGAGAGAGGAACTGTTGGCTACGAGAGCGAGCCGTTGTTGCCGTGGAACTTACGCTTGAAGATTGCGAAAGAGATTGCGATTGCTATAACTTATCTTCACACGGCTTTCTCTAGAATCATTATACATAGAGATATAAAGGCAACAAATGTTTTCTTGGATAAGAATGGGACGGCCAAGCTCACTGATTTCTTTCTTGCTGTATCACTTACCGAGGGCAAATCGTCGCTTGAAGATACGGTGATGGGAACTGCCGGATACCTAGATCCAAATTATTGCACGACCAACGTAGTGACAGAATACTCAGATGTGTTCAGCTTTGGAGTCCTTATGTTGGTTCTTCTGACGGGAAAACAACCATATAAACCAGGTTATCATGATTGGAAGTTTCTTGAATATGTGAAAGATCTGCAGGAGAGAGGAGAACCTGTTGAATTCGGGGGTGATTCGAACGACATGAAGCCTGTTCAGATGAAAATGTTTCTCGAGCTGGCACTGAGATGCTGCGAGAAGAATAAGGAAAACAGGCCAAAGATGCTCTTGGTGGCAAAAGAGATTAAGCTAATAGAAACAGGATCATTCTATTGTTCTGAGATGCCTGAAAATGGAAGCATGTCCCATCAGCAACTCATCGCCGCTGACATATCAACCCTGTCCTAA